In Topomyia yanbarensis strain Yona2022 chromosome 2, ASM3024719v1, whole genome shotgun sequence, one DNA window encodes the following:
- the LOC131685503 gene encoding poly(A) polymerase type 3 isoform X1: MWSTSNGSGGGAGGQSNNNNNNNNKTLGMTSAISLAEPKPDDFLKTGELEKALEPYNVFEEESELNHRMEILSKLNTLVKQWVRDVSVAKNMPEAVAEKLGGKIYTFGSYRLGVHHKGADIDALCVAPRNIERSDYFGSFFELLKKQPEVTECRAVEEAFVPVIKMNFDGIEIDLLFARLALKEIPDNFDLRDDMLLKNLDPKSVRSLNGCRVTDEILRLVPNIDNFRLALRAIKLWAKKHGIYSNSLGYFGGVSWAMLVARTCQLYPNAVAATLVHKFFLVFSRWKWPQPVLLKQPDTVNLGFQVWDPRVNVQDRFHLMPIITPAYPQQNSTFNVSSSTRKVMLNEFNRGMQITDEIMLSKANWDKLFEAPSFFFKYRHFIVLLVTSNNADDHLEWCGLVESKIRYLIQNLERSQHINLAHVNPKCFDQHEHTPNDRQKDGDGVKPAHLCALWFIGLEFERSENLNVDLTDSIQNFTDSVHKHAVHIKVLKDGMKIEARHVRRKQLSQYLDPNLLKRERKNSDSGIVHSITANASGGGGSGRKRLSSENIHTPPAVNKKGRNDSFEHCLSNSSSQSSQCSVAALASSPNNTSAAALNNSSTNNSSTVSVATESSCALNDSTVSSHNNSSTVVTLDESSSETTSTQSQSQITQQQPIQQPQQQSLQPQPQTAAEVVCS; encoded by the exons ATGTGGAGCACCAGCAATGGTTCCGGCGGTGGCGCTGGCGGCCAatccaataacaacaacaacaacaataacaaaacGCTAGGAATGACATCGGCCATCAGTTTGGCCGAACCGAAACCGGACGACTTCCTGAAGACGGGAGAACTGGAAAAGGCACTCGAACCGTACAACGTGTTCGAGGAGGAATCGGAACTGAATCACCGAATGGAGATCCTGTCCAAGTTGAACACACTCGTCAAACAGTGGGTGCGGGATGTCTCGGTTGCAAAGAATATGCCGGAAGCGGTAGCGGAGAAATTGGGTGGAAAGATTTACACCTTTGGATCGTACCGGTTGGGGGTGCACCACAAGGGTGCTGATATTGATGCACTGTGCGTGGCTCCACGGAACATCGAGCGATCGGATTATTTTGGTTCGTTCTTTGAGTTGCTCAAAAAGCAACCGGAAGTAACCGAGTGTCGAGCTGTTGAAGAGGCTTTCGTACCTGTAATTAAGATGAACTTTGATGGGATCGAGATCGATCTGCTGTTTGCGCGGTTGGCACTCAAGGAAATCCCGGACAACTTCGATTTACGCGATGATATGCTGCTGAAGAATCTGGACCCAAAGTCGGTTCGCAGCTTGAACGGATGTCGTGTCACCGATGAAATCCTGCGGCTTGTTCCAAATATTGATAACTTTCGATTGGCTCTGCGAGCGATCAAGTTATGGGCGAAAA AGCACGGAATCTATTCCAATTCACTGGGATATTTCGGAGGTGTTTCATGGGCTATGCTAGTTGCCAGAACCTGTCAACTGTACCCGAATGCAGTGGCCGCTACGTTGGTACACAAGTTTTTCCTGGTATTTTCACGCTGGAAGTGGCCACAACCGGTCTTGCTAAAGCAACCGGATACGGTTAATCTCGGATTTCAGGTGTGGGATCCACGAGTTAACGTTCAGGATCGGTTTCATCTGATGCCGATTATCACACCGGCATATCCCCAGCAGAATTCCACATTCAACGTGTCTAGTTCGACGCGGAAGGTAATGTTGAATGAGTTCAACCGGGGCATGCAGATCACGGACGAGATCATGCTGAGCAAAGCCAACTGGGATAAGCTGTTTGAGGCTCCAAGTTTCTTCTTCAAGTATAGGCACTTTATCGTACTGCTGGTCACTTCCAACAATGCCGATGACCACCTGGAATGGTGCGGACTGGTCGAGTCCAAAATTCGCTACCTGATTCAAAATCTTGAGCGAAGCCAGCATATCAACCTGGCCCATGTAAACCCGAAGTGTTTCGATCAGCACGAACACACTCCGAACGATCGACAGAAAGACGGCGATGGTGTTAAACCGGCCCATTTGTGCGCTCTATGGTTCATCGGGTTAGAATTTGAGCGATCGGAGAATTTGAACGTGGATCTGACCGATAGCATACAGAATTTCACGGATTCGGTGCACAAACATGCG GTGCACATAAAAGTACTGAAGGACGGTATGAAGATCGAAGCTCGACACGTCCGACGGAAGCAACTGAGTCAATATCTGGATCCGAATCTGCTCAAGCGAGAACGCAAAAATTCCGATTCAGGCATTGTGCATTCTATAACGGCCAACGCAAGCGGTGGTGGTGGTTCTGGTCGGAAGCGGTTGTCGTCGGAGAATATTCACACACCGCCGGCGGTTAACAAAAAAGGAAGGAACGATTCC TTCGAGCACTGTTTGTCCAACTCATCCTCCCAGTCGTCGCAGTGTTCGGTGGCGGCATTGGCGTCATCACCAAACAACACTTCGGCAGCGGCTTTGAACAATAGTAGCACTAACAATAGCAGCACAGTCTCGGTTGCGACTGAATCAAGCTGTGCCCTCAACGATAGCACGGTCAGCAGTCATAATAACAGCTCCACTGTTGTGACACTCGATGAGTCCTCGTCGGAAACGACCAGCACCCAATCGCAGAGTCAGATCACTCAACAGCAGCCAATTCAGCAACCGCAGCAACAGTCACTACAACCCCAACCACAGACCGCTGCCGAAGTCGTTTGCTCATGA
- the LOC131685503 gene encoding poly(A) polymerase type 3 isoform X2 yields the protein MWSTSNGSGGGAGGQSNNNNNNNNKTLGMTSAISLAEPKPDDFLKTGELEKALEPYNVFEEESELNHRMEILSKLNTLVKQWVRDVSVAKNMPEAVAEKLGGKIYTFGSYRLGVHHKGADIDALCVAPRNIERSDYFGSFFELLKKQPEVTECRAVEEAFVPVIKMNFDGIEIDLLFARLALKEIPDNFDLRDDMLLKNLDPKSVRSLNGCRVTDEILRLVPNIDNFRLALRAIKLWAKKHGIYSNSLGYFGGVSWAMLVARTCQLYPNAVAATLVHKFFLVFSRWKWPQPVLLKQPDTVNLGFQVWDPRVNVQDRFHLMPIITPAYPQQNSTFNVSSSTRKVMLNEFNRGMQITDEIMLSKANWDKLFEAPSFFFKYRHFIVLLVTSNNADDHLEWCGLVESKIRYLIQNLERSQHINLAHVNPKCFDQHEHTPNDRQKDGDGVKPAHLCALWFIGLEFERSENLNVDLTDSIQNFTDSVHKHAVHIKVLKDGMKIEARHVRRKQLSQYLDPNLLKRERKNSDSGIVHSITANASGGGGSGRKRLSSENIHTPPAVNKKGRNDSPELTQPFPVLC from the exons ATGTGGAGCACCAGCAATGGTTCCGGCGGTGGCGCTGGCGGCCAatccaataacaacaacaacaacaataacaaaacGCTAGGAATGACATCGGCCATCAGTTTGGCCGAACCGAAACCGGACGACTTCCTGAAGACGGGAGAACTGGAAAAGGCACTCGAACCGTACAACGTGTTCGAGGAGGAATCGGAACTGAATCACCGAATGGAGATCCTGTCCAAGTTGAACACACTCGTCAAACAGTGGGTGCGGGATGTCTCGGTTGCAAAGAATATGCCGGAAGCGGTAGCGGAGAAATTGGGTGGAAAGATTTACACCTTTGGATCGTACCGGTTGGGGGTGCACCACAAGGGTGCTGATATTGATGCACTGTGCGTGGCTCCACGGAACATCGAGCGATCGGATTATTTTGGTTCGTTCTTTGAGTTGCTCAAAAAGCAACCGGAAGTAACCGAGTGTCGAGCTGTTGAAGAGGCTTTCGTACCTGTAATTAAGATGAACTTTGATGGGATCGAGATCGATCTGCTGTTTGCGCGGTTGGCACTCAAGGAAATCCCGGACAACTTCGATTTACGCGATGATATGCTGCTGAAGAATCTGGACCCAAAGTCGGTTCGCAGCTTGAACGGATGTCGTGTCACCGATGAAATCCTGCGGCTTGTTCCAAATATTGATAACTTTCGATTGGCTCTGCGAGCGATCAAGTTATGGGCGAAAA AGCACGGAATCTATTCCAATTCACTGGGATATTTCGGAGGTGTTTCATGGGCTATGCTAGTTGCCAGAACCTGTCAACTGTACCCGAATGCAGTGGCCGCTACGTTGGTACACAAGTTTTTCCTGGTATTTTCACGCTGGAAGTGGCCACAACCGGTCTTGCTAAAGCAACCGGATACGGTTAATCTCGGATTTCAGGTGTGGGATCCACGAGTTAACGTTCAGGATCGGTTTCATCTGATGCCGATTATCACACCGGCATATCCCCAGCAGAATTCCACATTCAACGTGTCTAGTTCGACGCGGAAGGTAATGTTGAATGAGTTCAACCGGGGCATGCAGATCACGGACGAGATCATGCTGAGCAAAGCCAACTGGGATAAGCTGTTTGAGGCTCCAAGTTTCTTCTTCAAGTATAGGCACTTTATCGTACTGCTGGTCACTTCCAACAATGCCGATGACCACCTGGAATGGTGCGGACTGGTCGAGTCCAAAATTCGCTACCTGATTCAAAATCTTGAGCGAAGCCAGCATATCAACCTGGCCCATGTAAACCCGAAGTGTTTCGATCAGCACGAACACACTCCGAACGATCGACAGAAAGACGGCGATGGTGTTAAACCGGCCCATTTGTGCGCTCTATGGTTCATCGGGTTAGAATTTGAGCGATCGGAGAATTTGAACGTGGATCTGACCGATAGCATACAGAATTTCACGGATTCGGTGCACAAACATGCG GTGCACATAAAAGTACTGAAGGACGGTATGAAGATCGAAGCTCGACACGTCCGACGGAAGCAACTGAGTCAATATCTGGATCCGAATCTGCTCAAGCGAGAACGCAAAAATTCCGATTCAGGCATTGTGCATTCTATAACGGCCAACGCAAGCGGTGGTGGTGGTTCTGGTCGGAAGCGGTTGTCGTCGGAGAATATTCACACACCGCCGGCGGTTAACAAAAAAGGAAGGAACGATTCC CCCGAACTGACGCAACCCTTCCCCGTTTTGTGttaa